The following DNA comes from Mugil cephalus isolate CIBA_MC_2020 chromosome 6, CIBA_Mcephalus_1.1, whole genome shotgun sequence.
TAACAGTAGTTAGGAACTTTATTTAAGTGTCACCGGTTGTTCATTACTGAGGCACAAGCTTTTGGTTTTGGCATATTTATGATGAATGAAACACTGAAAGCATTACATTAACAGAACATTTTTGTTAATTACAAAGACATTGATTATTCGCGACACTGGAGACATAATAAGAGGAAGGAACCTTATTAAAAACTGTTAAtagaataattttttttatctgtatttaaCATTTTGGTCCTCAGTACTTTCAGACAGAACTTTCCGTGTCCACTTTCCTGACTTATGTCGTTATGTTTGCTCTACACTCTTAGTATTTCTTACTCATTTACAGGCAACATAGCAAAACCTTCTATTTTTTGCTTTCTATTTCCTCACGTCTTACTTTTTATATTACTGTGTACTCGCTGGATTTCAACATCTTtgtaaacttaaaaataaaaagtctaacaaagtctaaaaaaaaaatacaggtttAAGAAGTGAGAGGACTCCACAGTGGGATATTTGTGTTGAAAGGAGCCAAGAAGCACATGATGAAGCATCACTAGATACAGTATTTGCTCTCTCGTAGCTAGCggtgttttgtgtttacaaTGCTTCTTGTCATGTGTTCCTTCTGTGTGAAGCTCTGTGCCTGGAAGAAGTTTTGAATTCCAGACAATATCACTTTATTTGAAAGTTCATCTCGGGGATATAGCATGCCCGCATCACTTAACTCTTAAAGTGCTGCTTGTGGACTCCAACACAGTAGCGCGCTTGTCTGCTGCTCTTATCAAAATGTGTTAACTTTCTTCATCTCTAAAGTTTACAAAGTACTGGGGGAAAATAAgcgaaagaaaagaggagaagtgTTCAGCTCTACGTCTTCCCCCCGTTTGTCATTATCTCTCTGCATTGTGCGTCGTCAGGTCTTAATCAAGCAGAGGCTTCTAATTCCTGAGGTGAAATCCTCTTAGGATCTATGCTCTATTTCTGTTTGGTCTATAGGGTCTTTTTTGAGATCTCCATTAGACCAAGCTCATTGGTTGGAAAAGACTCACGcatgcacagaaaaacacacaccatcCAGCAATAGATAGCTCAGTCAAGTGATCGAGTGTGGACCAGTGCAAGGTTAACTTCTCACACGAAGGCAGGACTTTATTGTGACGGTGGGAGGTAAGCAAACTTTTATTAACAATGGACAGAAACTTGCAGAAGCGCGCGTAGAGATGTGATTTTGATATAGATCTTTTAGGCAGTCGGATGTATACGTTTTTACCATTACTTATTAAGGGGTTAATCTTCATTTCTCATGTAGTTAATTTGCCACTTAACAAATTGAATTACACCTAACGAATTACGAATCAaactgaaagcttttttttcacaaattaatgttttagaataagaaagaaactaaaccaaatgcaaaaaacaaaaagtaagaACAAAGATTTCTTTCTTCGGTTGCTGAGTTTAGTCATGGCTCTGTGTCTAATTGGAAGTCAGCTGTTTACAAGAGTTTATTGTCCACCTCTCgttccacgcacacacacagagaaggagctgaacCTTTAAAAGTTGTTTTCGTTGGCTCATGTGAAAACCGATCATGTAAAATCTCTTGAGAATTCGTGAGTCGGAGAAATGGCCGTAAAGATCATCAGATAAGATCAGCATTGTGACTGCAAGCAGGAAGTAGGGCTACACTCATGGAAACACTGGGGATGGGACGTTTAATCTAATCAGATGTTGTCTCCGTATACGTCATGTTATCTAAAGGTCCGTACAATGACACCAGAGACCTTATGAAGTATATTAAAAAGAGGCAAGAATTCACACGAATGAGTGAGTTAAGTTATGAGCATGTAACACAGACGTGTGTCATAATATGCATTTTTTCCATTCGGTTAGAAATATATTCTTATGACATATACATAAATGCATCAGCGGtgtcacatatacacacagataaTGCAGACTAATGTAAAACAACTGCATCTGTCTTGTAGTTTTGTGATTTGAGTTGCCAGTTGCATCAACTTCCGTCGGTAACTTCAAGGCCTGACAACAAGCAAAGCAGATCTGTTGCCGTTCAGTAATCCTCTTAAAGAGCATTAATTAAATTGAATATCATGAGACTAACTTGCTATCCAGCAGCTTTGGTCACAGCACAAAGGCTTTAAATCTGTAGATATACAATTCCACGACTGGTTACAATGACAGTTAGTGTGAATAATGACTCAAAGGCTTCTTTTGTCCCGCAGGTTGCTAaccataaaaatgtcaaacagaatGATCGACTTGGAGGAGACCGCAACCCAAACAGGTGAGACCGCAGTCTTTTATAACACCCCAGACTTTGTGCTGGTGCTTTTATGAGGAAGTGtctaaacagaaaaataaaaggaagcgCAAAGCAGAGTAGAGTGCTGATCTTTAGAGCTTTGGCCGTTTAACAGATGCCCTAATCTTCTTTCCCTTACGTAACACTGGGGTAATTACTGCACTACAGAGGGTCATGATAATCCccaaattaaaacagaacacCAACTCTTCATAGGTGTGCATTGTTACTTATCAATGGAGTAGCAGTCATTAAGCTGGGAAATCACTCAGAATATGTTCAGTGGTTAGTTGTAAATGACATGTTGTGTAGACTGCTGGTTCATGAACCTACCGCCAAATTATTCCTGCTGGGCAAGGGCTGAGTCCTGTCTGCCAAGAGATGTTCCCTGGCTTTGCTCCTCTGTTCTGTCCCGACAGGGTCTGTTAGTAAATTGCTGAAAGAGGACATCACCCTTGAGCAAGTGAATATAAACTGTTGTTTACTTTCTCCACAGGACCAAAAGGAGTCATCAATGACTGGAGAAGATTTAAGTTGGAAAGTATGGACCAGGAGAACCTGCCTCCTGCAAAAAGGGAACTGCTCAGACAGATGTCATCGCCCAACAAGCCAAAAGATGACTCCAAATCAAACCTTAACCGCAAGGTACAACCCAGAACCTAGACTTTCACTTTAATGATTGAGTTTGACTGTAATATTTGGGCATTGTGCATTATGAAACAAATGCTTCTTTGTTCAAAAAGAAAGTCTGTTAGCAGTGAGTTCATATTTAAGTTattaaaggaaacaaagaatGCGTCGATGTGTACGGATAACCTTGTGCAattttttcagatgagtgtCCAAGAGTATGAACTGCttaaagaggaggatgaaggctGCCTAAAGAAGTACAGAAGACGGTGCATGCAAGAGATGCACGACAAGCTCAGCTTCGGGCCCAAGTTTGAAGGCGTGCATGACCTGGAAAGCGGAGAGGCCTTCCTAGAAGTCATTGAGAAGGAACATCACAGCACTGTGGTGGTCGTCCACATCTACAAAACCGGGATCAAAGGTTGTGAGGAGCTCAACAACTGCCTTGACTGCCTGGCCACTGAGTACCCGACCGTAAAGTTCTGCAGGATTGATGCTGTAGCATCCGGCGCTGCCGAACGTTTCTCGGATGAATTTTTGCCCACACTGCTCGTGTACAAGGCTGGAGACCTGTTAGGGAACTTCCTGGCCTGCACGCAGCACCTAAATGAAGAGTTCTTTGCTACGGATGTGGAAGGCTTCCTCAACAGCTATGGCCTTCTGCCGGAGAAAGAGTTGCCAGGgttggaggatgaggaagaaaacGACGTTGAGTAAACAGAGAGCTTGGCTGTTGAGGTGGCTGGAAAGAAATCTAAAGATCTGAAGAAAGACAATTCATAAAATAAGAGAGTTTATTCTTTTGGGCTTTGATAAGTAGGAAAACCGTAACCTCTCCACTAGCTCACTAGTGAGGATTGTTGTCGAAAGGAGATATTTTACTTCCAGTGAGTGAAGAAACCTCATTTTCCCAGTTATGGGTGATATTGACAATGAGTAATGATGAGGTGAGGAGATCCTgcatttataaataattatatatatctaGCACA
Coding sequences within:
- the pdcb gene encoding phosducin b, which encodes MSNRMIDLEETATQTGPKGVINDWRRFKLESMDQENLPPAKRELLRQMSSPNKPKDDSKSNLNRKMSVQEYELLKEEDEGCLKKYRRRCMQEMHDKLSFGPKFEGVHDLESGEAFLEVIEKEHHSTVVVVHIYKTGIKGCEELNNCLDCLATEYPTVKFCRIDAVASGAAERFSDEFLPTLLVYKAGDLLGNFLACTQHLNEEFFATDVEGFLNSYGLLPEKELPGLEDEEENDVE